The sequence ACCGAGAGCGCGGAGGCGACGATCGTGCCTTCTCCTTCCACGTCCACCTCCAGCCCGGGCCTGAGCAGGTCCGAGCCCTCCAGGAGCTTGACCTTGATCCTCACGATCCGCGTGCGCAGCGCCGCATCCTGCTTCAGCTCCGCCTGCGGGGCGAGCTCTTCGATGCGCCCACGAAACCGGCGGCCGGGGTAGGCCGGCACCGTGACCGCGACTTCATTGGATACCTGGGCCTTGGCGGCGTCCTCGTCTGCCACGTCCGATGTGATCCAGAGGTCGGCCGGGTCGAACAGGATGACGACAGGAAGGCCAGGGGAGACGAGTTCCCCCACCTCCACGGCGACGCGGCTGACAGTGCCGGCAAACGGTGCCCGCAGCGTGGCCGAAGTCAGCAGGGCGGTGGCGGCTTCAACCGCGGCTTCTGCCTGTGCCACCCTGGCACGGGCCATCTCAGCATCGGCCTGCCTCAGGCGAACCTCGCCGCGGGCGCTTCTTGCCGCCAGAACCCCTGCCCCGGCCGATTCCACCTGGGCTCTGGCCGCTGCCTGCTCCTCAAGCCGCGCTCCTGCCTTGATCAGATCAAGGACCTCGCCGGCCGCGCGGAACTGGGCGCGCGCCACCTCATGGCGCGCCTCTGCCTCGTCGAGATCCGCCCGGGAGACCGCTCCCCGGGCGTGCAGATCGCGGGCGCGCCTAAGCGCCCCCTCCGCGGCCGTGAGGTTTGCCCGGGCCTGCTCCACCTGCTGCTGGGCCTGGGCCACCTCCTGCGGCCGGGCCCCGGAGAGCACCTGCTGGAGCTGCGCCTGAGCCGCTCTTAGCAGAGCCTCGGCCTGTGCCTCCCGGGCCTCGATCTGCTGTCGGGTGAGCGCTATCGCGGCTTCGGCCTGCTTCACTCCCGCACTCGCGGCGCGCAGGGCGGCCCCGGCTTCGCTGAGACCGGCGCGCAGGTCACGGTCGTCGAGCTTGAGGAGGATCTCCCCGGACCTGACCGACTGGCCCTCCCTGACAGGAATCGCCTCGACCCGGGCTGCGATCCTGGCCGCGATGTTCACGGTCTTTCCCTTGACGACGCCGTCGGCAGTGAACGACGCGGTCATGGGGCCTCGGCTGACCCTGGCCACCTCCACCGGGGCCGGTCCGCCTGATCTTGACCACATGGCGTAGGCCACCAGGACGGAGACCACCAGAACGATGCCGACAACGATCTTCCAGCGCTTCATCGGACACCTCGCACTTCATGCCTCGGGCGGAATCGCGTGCCAATAGGGCTGCAGCGATTGGCCTGTGTCTGGATTCGCGGGGCATAATGCAGGGGCCTGCAGGGGGTTGACGGCTCTCCCCCGCCGGGATCGACCGCCTGCACGATGATCTTCTGCCCATCAAGTGTCAACGATGCTCGAATTTTGACCCACCCCCCTCTGACGGATCAGGCGGAAACCACCGACCGCTTGAGGATCCCCGCCTTCTGCTTTTCCTTCAGCCGGTAGGACTCGCCCTTGATGTTGATGGTCATGCTGTGGTGCAGGAGCCGGTCGAGGATCGCGGTGGCGTCGTAGACCTGCGCCAGTCTACCCAGCGCCGTCGAAGATACGCGGTCGGGGGCGGGCTGGAAGTCCTCCTACAACAGGAAGATGCGCACGCTATCGAACCCCGCCGCGCGGATCACCGCGAAGTCGCGCGCGCTGCGCGCGGGGTCGAAGCGCCGTCACCATGCCATGGTGGTGTCTGGCGGCCAGTAATTGATGCCCAGCCGGAAGGTCATCGTGCAGCGGCATGCTTCCGCAGGACCTCGTGGTAGACCCGCAGGTAGTCGTCCACCATGCGGTCGCGGCTGAAGTGCTGCTCGACATGCCGGCGCACCCGCCTTCGGTCCAGGGCCGGGATCTCGTCCATCGCGCGCACCGCCTCATCCACGGTGTCCACGATGAAGCCGGTCTCCCCGTGGCTGACGATTTCCGGCACCGCGCCGCGGCCGCGCGCGATGACCGGCGTGCCGGTGGCCATGGCCTCCACCATGCTGAGCCCAAACGGCTCCTCGAAGTTGTTGAGGTGCAGCAGGGCGAACGCGCCGCCCAGCAGGTCATCGCGTTCCTCGGGGCCCACCGAGCCCACGTAGCGCACCCGGTCGTCGTCCAGGTGCGGCACGACCTGGCGCTCGAAGTAGTCGCGATCGTGGATGATGCCGGCAATGATCAACCGGCGCCCCGCCCGCCTGGCCACCTCGATCGCCTCGGCCGTCCCCTTGTCCGGATGAATTCGACCGAAGAAGAGCAGATAGTCGCCCGGAGTCTCCCACAGCGTGAACTCAGACAGCAAGATGCCGTGATGGATCGTGGCGACATAGTCGAGCCGCGGATGGCGATCGGCCTCACTGATGGCGACGTAGTGCGTCCGCCCGTCGTAGCGCTCGTAGACGGGGAGGATCCGGTCGGACGAGAAGCCGTGGATCGTGGTGAGCACCGGGGTCTGGACCAGGCCGCTGTAGGTGAGCGGCGGGAAATCCATGTGGTTGTGGATGAG comes from bacterium and encodes:
- a CDS encoding efflux RND transporter periplasmic adaptor subunit gives rise to the protein MKRWKIVVGIVLVVSVLVAYAMWSRSGGPAPVEVARVSRGPMTASFTADGVVKGKTVNIAARIAARVEAIPVREGQSVRSGEILLKLDDRDLRAGLSEAGAALRAASAGVKQAEAAIALTRQQIEAREAQAEALLRAAQAQLQQVLSGARPQEVAQAQQQVEQARANLTAAEGALRRARDLHARGAVSRADLDEAEARHEVARAQFRAAGEVLDLIKAGARLEEQAAARAQVESAGAGVLAARSARGEVRLRQADAEMARARVAQAEAAVEAATALLTSATLRAPFAGTVSRVAVEVGELVSPGLPVVILFDPADLWITSDVADEDAAKAQVSNEVAVTVPAYPGRRFRGRIEELAPQAELKQDAALRTRIVRIKVKLLEGSDLLRPGLEVDVEGEGTIVASALSVPGDALLFRENRNMVFLVEGGTARLREVKIGYTTHAAAEILEGLKEGDLVVIKGKDVLQDGRRVRVTRTGGS
- a CDS encoding glycosyltransferase family 4 protein codes for the protein MRVAMLAPISWRVPPRHYGPWERVVWLLTEGLVERGVDVTLFATADSITRARLVSVCPRPYSEDPTLDAKVWECLHVAAAFERAAEFDLIHNHMDFPPLTYSGLVQTPVLTTIHGFSSDRILPVYERYDGRTHYVAISEADRHPRLDYVATIHHGILLSEFTLWETPGDYLLFFGRIHPDKGTAEAIEVARRAGRRLIIAGIIHDRDYFERQVVPHLDDDRVRYVGSVGPEERDDLLGGAFALLHLNNFEEPFGLSMVEAMATGTPVIARGRGAVPEIVSHGETGFIVDTVDEAVRAMDEIPALDRRRVRRHVEQHFSRDRMVDDYLRVYHEVLRKHAAAR